In one Pseudomonas sp. 31-12 genomic region, the following are encoded:
- a CDS encoding cysteine hydrolase family protein, whose product MGSTDSNKKALVVVDIQNDYFPGGRWALSHVEDAAAQAARVIDRFRERGDLVVHIRHEFKDDNAPFFRPGSEGAQIHDSAKNREDEPVVLKHFINSFRETELKAILDQHGVNEVVVVGNMSHMCVDGMTRAAIDFGYTTTVLHDACATLDLEFNGVKVPAAHVHAAFMAALSFGYAPVISTSEYLSR is encoded by the coding sequence ATGGGCAGTACTGATTCGAACAAGAAAGCACTCGTGGTCGTTGATATCCAAAACGATTATTTTCCAGGTGGCAGATGGGCTCTTTCGCACGTCGAGGACGCGGCCGCCCAGGCGGCGCGAGTGATTGATCGCTTTCGTGAGCGCGGCGATTTGGTGGTGCATATTCGTCACGAATTCAAGGACGATAACGCGCCCTTTTTCCGCCCCGGCAGTGAGGGTGCGCAGATACACGACAGCGCAAAAAATCGCGAAGACGAGCCCGTGGTGCTCAAACACTTCATCAATTCGTTCCGTGAGACCGAACTGAAAGCCATACTAGATCAGCACGGGGTCAACGAAGTGGTGGTCGTCGGTAATATGAGCCACATGTGCGTGGACGGTATGACCCGCGCGGCGATCGACTTCGGCTACACCACCACCGTACTGCACGACGCCTGTGCCACGCTCGACCTGGAGTTCAATGGGGTCAAGGTGCCGGCCGCGCATGTGCATGCCGCGTTTATGGCTGCACTGAGTTTCGGTTACGCGCCGGTCATATCCACCAGCGAATATCTGAGCCGTTGA
- a CDS encoding isochorismatase family cysteine hydrolase, which yields MSAANYSRKSTGLLLVDPYNDFLSEGGKLSGLAKTIADSVDTLNNLCKVVTAVRSAGLPVFYVPHHRSTPQDFQGWKHPSPYQLGAGKAQVFAAGSWGGEWHPDFLPQPNDVVIQEHWGGSGFANTDLDFQLKQHGIDTVIIVGMLANTCIETTGKFAAELGYHVTLVKDATAAFSKEAMNAAHEINGPTYAHAIVTTSDLVELLR from the coding sequence ATGAGCGCTGCCAATTATTCTCGCAAGAGCACCGGCTTGTTATTGGTTGATCCTTATAACGACTTCCTCAGCGAGGGAGGAAAGCTGTCGGGATTAGCCAAAACAATCGCTGATTCGGTCGACACGCTAAACAATCTTTGCAAAGTTGTCACGGCAGTTCGAAGTGCGGGGCTGCCTGTTTTTTATGTTCCTCATCATCGTTCCACGCCGCAGGATTTCCAGGGATGGAAGCACCCTAGCCCTTATCAATTGGGCGCAGGCAAGGCCCAGGTTTTTGCCGCCGGTAGTTGGGGAGGGGAGTGGCATCCTGATTTTTTACCGCAACCGAATGATGTGGTCATTCAGGAACATTGGGGCGGTAGCGGCTTTGCCAACACAGATCTTGATTTCCAGCTCAAACAACACGGCATCGACACAGTCATCATCGTCGGCATGCTGGCCAACACCTGTATCGAGACGACCGGAAAATTTGCGGCTGAGTTGGGTTATCACGTGACGCTTGTGAAGGACGCCACAGCAGCGTTTTCCAAAGAGGCCATGAATGCGGCGCATGAGATCAATGGACCGACATACGCGCATGCCATCGTTACCACTAGCGATCTGGTCGAATTGCTTCGTTAG
- a CDS encoding helix-turn-helix domain-containing protein has protein sequence MQLICSEFDEFEEALYGVQGRYVLRTRQQRDWQLNVVDLNGVALMSGREGAGTVYTGIGLPGYFNIFLPLTGHESTLVDGHPFNRRRIGWMVPNAMFHINAKSPASWLTVAMSCELVLRWASVREDEFDFCVLHRNLVSNAQRNLGPLLWLARRLFQIEAQTPEILHNESAEEAARREVMDVVFRMLLPVDPLHAAPRHHRDHKEILKRALELLDTLEIQSVYTEDLCQATCASERTVRNVFNEYLGMSPHRYLMIRRLHGIRDAIRHAGPEDTITTICARFGVWDFGRFASLYRQYFGVLPAQSLKTAKELTSART, from the coding sequence ATGCAGCTGATTTGCTCGGAATTCGACGAATTCGAAGAGGCATTGTACGGGGTTCAGGGCCGCTATGTGCTGCGCACGCGGCAGCAACGGGACTGGCAACTTAACGTCGTCGATTTGAACGGCGTGGCCCTGATGAGCGGGCGCGAGGGCGCAGGCACGGTGTACACGGGTATCGGCCTGCCCGGCTACTTCAACATTTTCCTGCCGCTGACGGGGCATGAGTCCACCCTGGTCGACGGCCATCCGTTCAATCGCCGACGCATCGGCTGGATGGTGCCCAATGCCATGTTCCACATCAACGCAAAAAGCCCGGCCAGTTGGCTAACGGTGGCGATGTCCTGCGAGTTGGTGCTGCGCTGGGCATCGGTGCGTGAGGATGAGTTTGACTTTTGCGTATTGCATCGCAACCTGGTCAGCAATGCCCAGCGTAATCTCGGTCCGTTGCTATGGCTGGCACGTCGTCTGTTCCAGATCGAGGCCCAAACCCCCGAAATACTGCACAACGAGTCGGCTGAGGAGGCCGCACGGCGGGAGGTGATGGATGTGGTCTTCCGCATGCTGCTGCCCGTAGACCCGCTTCACGCCGCACCACGGCACCATCGCGATCACAAAGAGATACTCAAGCGAGCATTGGAATTGCTGGATACGCTGGAGATCCAGTCCGTTTACACTGAAGACCTCTGTCAGGCCACCTGTGCCTCGGAGCGCACTGTACGCAATGTGTTCAACGAATACTTGGGCATGAGCCCGCATCGGTATCTGATGATTCGCCGCTTGCATGGGATTCGCGACGCCATCCGCCACGCCGGACCCGAGGATACGATTACCACTATCTGTGCGCGCTTCGGCGTCTGGGACTTTGGCCGGTTCGCCAGTCTGTATCGCCAGTATTTTGGAGTGCTGCCGGCGCAATCGCTAAAGACCGCGAAGGAGTTGACGTCTGCACGAACCTAG
- a CDS encoding DoxX family protein: MDNIHTRSPADDNSLRSLWNRVATRLGNLISDSFLVLVARIAIAAIFFMSGRTKVSDVLTITPSTYELFRTEYALPLISPELAAHLSTYSEHLFPLLLVLGLFTRLSALALLGMTFVIEVFVYPDAWPTHLSWAGLLLIIIARGAGALSLDRRLGIR; encoded by the coding sequence ATGGATAATATCCACACCCGCTCACCTGCCGACGACAATTCCTTGCGTAGCCTCTGGAACCGCGTTGCAACCCGATTGGGCAATCTGATCAGCGATTCGTTTCTGGTGTTGGTGGCACGCATCGCCATCGCCGCCATTTTCTTCATGTCAGGGCGCACCAAAGTCAGTGACGTTCTGACGATTACGCCGAGTACCTACGAACTGTTCCGTACGGAATACGCCTTGCCTCTGATCTCTCCAGAACTGGCGGCACACCTTTCGACCTACAGCGAGCACCTATTTCCACTGCTGCTGGTACTTGGGCTGTTCACCCGTCTATCCGCCTTGGCATTGCTGGGTATGACCTTTGTCATCGAGGTTTTCGTTTACCCCGATGCCTGGCCGACGCACCTGTCCTGGGCGGGATTGCTGCTAATCATCATCGCACGCGGTGCAGGAGCACTTTCGCTGGATCGCAGACTGGGCATCCGGTGA
- a CDS encoding SMP-30/gluconolactonase/LRE family protein → MAVVCALLPVGLINAAQLDVMYGPVKPFAELPEGVRNPEGLAVNPLNGEVYVGTFDVRAPATLRNNQLLRYSADGKLLAQRDFGQTPLTGVEFKGNQIYILNFGAAKLQRIAADFTSATPVEHLLTFLALTPPAPPPRHVDNPDGSQDVITFGSKGMPGPNGMVFDRHGNLYISDSFQGAIYRVDKATSCAPCALSTIARDPLFATTAALPFGANGLAFNADETLLYINNAGDGRVLRMPMPGGPVSVLAESVFGADGLLFHDGFLWVASNQSDAMVALDEQGRVRARVGQFLGIGADGAPKGLLFPSGGAVQGERMIVANLAFPLTAASGDEWEEEVTRWNLVSFVIPLLDTQ, encoded by the coding sequence ATGGCCGTGGTGTGCGCCTTGTTACCGGTCGGCCTAATCAACGCGGCGCAGCTGGACGTGATGTACGGGCCGGTAAAACCTTTCGCCGAACTTCCTGAAGGGGTTCGTAATCCCGAGGGCTTGGCGGTGAATCCGCTGAATGGCGAAGTATATGTCGGCACTTTTGACGTACGTGCTCCCGCGACATTGCGCAACAACCAGCTGCTCCGCTACTCGGCCGACGGCAAACTACTTGCCCAGCGTGATTTTGGTCAGACGCCACTCACTGGCGTCGAATTCAAGGGTAACCAGATTTACATCCTGAATTTTGGTGCTGCGAAATTGCAACGCATCGCTGCCGATTTCACGTCCGCAACCCCCGTCGAGCACCTTCTGACATTCCTCGCGCTGACGCCCCCAGCGCCACCGCCGCGCCACGTCGATAATCCGGACGGCAGCCAGGATGTGATCACCTTTGGTTCCAAGGGCATGCCCGGTCCTAACGGTATGGTTTTCGATCGTCACGGCAACTTGTACATCTCCGACTCTTTTCAAGGTGCGATCTATCGCGTCGACAAGGCTACCTCGTGCGCGCCTTGCGCCTTGTCAACCATCGCCCGTGATCCGTTGTTCGCCACGACAGCCGCATTGCCATTCGGCGCCAACGGGCTCGCATTCAATGCCGACGAAACGCTGCTCTACATCAACAATGCCGGCGATGGTCGCGTATTGCGCATGCCGATGCCCGGAGGGCCAGTGAGCGTCCTCGCTGAAAGTGTTTTCGGGGCGGATGGTTTGCTGTTTCACGATGGCTTTTTATGGGTGGCGTCCAATCAGTCTGATGCGATGGTCGCCCTCGACGAGCAGGGTCGGGTGAGGGCGCGTGTCGGGCAATTTCTTGGCATCGGCGCAGACGGTGCGCCCAAGGGATTGCTGTTTCCATCCGGCGGTGCGGTCCAGGGCGAGCGGATGATCGTGGCCAACCTGGCTTTCCCGTTGACGGCTGCCAGCGGGGATGAGTGGGAAGAGGAGGTCACGCGGTGGAATCTGGTGAGTTTCGTGATTCCGCTGCTCGATACGCAGTGA
- a CDS encoding catalase: protein MNDKNLTHATGAPVVDNLNIQTAGPRGPALLQDIWLLEKLAHFDREVIPERRMHAKGAGAYGTFTVTADISHFSKASLFAEVGKQTPAFVRFSTVAGERGAADAERDIRGFAVKLYTDEGNWDIVGNNTPVFFFREAAEVVGSDRESHLRDLYECIESGEFPRWKLCIQTMTEEQARTHRHNPFDLTKVWPHGEFPLEEVGVLELNRNAENHFAEVEQAAFSPANVVPGVSFSPDKMLQARLFSYGDAQRYRLGVNFNHIPVNAPRCPFHSYHRDGAMRTDGNLGSTLSYFPNSFGEWQDHRQLHEPALALDGDAAHWDQSVVEDHYEQPGNLFRLMTPLQQQLLFQNTARAMGDAPVMIKHRHIVNCSKADPAYGDGVAQALGLSLVAQELENAK, encoded by the coding sequence ATGAACGATAAAAACCTGACCCACGCCACCGGCGCGCCGGTCGTCGACAACCTCAATATCCAGACTGCTGGGCCACGCGGGCCTGCGCTGTTGCAAGATATTTGGCTGCTGGAAAAGCTGGCGCATTTCGACAGGGAGGTTATTCCGGAGCGGCGCATGCATGCCAAGGGTGCCGGTGCCTACGGAACCTTCACCGTCACCGCCGATATCAGCCATTTCAGCAAAGCCAGTCTGTTTGCCGAGGTCGGCAAGCAGACGCCGGCATTCGTGCGTTTTTCCACTGTGGCGGGGGAGCGCGGCGCCGCCGATGCCGAACGCGACATTCGCGGCTTTGCGGTGAAGCTGTATACCGACGAAGGTAACTGGGACATCGTTGGCAATAACACCCCTGTGTTCTTCTTCCGAGAAGCGGCCGAGGTAGTGGGCAGCGATCGCGAGAGCCACTTGCGTGATCTCTATGAATGCATTGAGAGCGGCGAATTTCCACGCTGGAAACTGTGCATACAAACTATGACTGAGGAACAGGCTCGTACGCATCGTCACAACCCCTTCGACTTGACCAAAGTGTGGCCACATGGCGAATTTCCGCTTGAAGAGGTAGGAGTACTGGAGCTAAACCGGAACGCGGAAAACCATTTTGCCGAGGTTGAACAAGCGGCATTTTCGCCCGCTAACGTTGTGCCTGGCGTGAGTTTTTCGCCAGACAAAATGCTTCAGGCACGCCTGTTTTCATATGGTGATGCACAGCGCTATCGGCTGGGCGTGAACTTCAACCATATCCCGGTCAACGCACCACGGTGTCCATTCCACAGTTACCACCGCGATGGTGCAATGCGCACTGATGGCAACCTCGGTTCAACGTTGTCCTATTTTCCCAATAGTTTTGGCGAATGGCAGGATCACAGGCAACTCCACGAGCCGGCGCTGGCCCTGGACGGCGATGCGGCCCATTGGGATCAGAGTGTGGTCGAAGATCATTACGAGCAGCCCGGTAATCTCTTTCGACTAATGACGCCGCTTCAGCAACAACTGTTGTTCCAGAATACGGCACGGGCTATGGGTGACGCTCCGGTGATGATCAAGCACCGCCATATCGTCAATTGCTCGAAGGCCGATCCTGCATACGGTGATGGAGTGGCGCAAGCACTTGGTCTGAGTCTCGTAGCGCAAGAATTGGAAAATGCGAAGTAA
- a CDS encoding YeeE/YedE thiosulfate transporter family protein gives MVFSLLMALVLAFLIGWVSQRMGMCLVKASEQLLAGRPTLFVALTSCGLFGLMLAPLYRFSEVSLPLYSPGISYPLLVSGGLLFGVASVLNNGCSVGTLTKFACGNFNKLFTMIGWVLGIVLWHYMRMMPEQKTILMPEISSRHYWLLIGVVALVLIFLVGIHGNKHLVLSSILLGALTSALYTLEPLWTPSVFFYNVAQMFWQADMAISTRRIAVFVMLLAGMLSFTLYRKTFRFEAFTPSKVGVHLLAGILMGIGASMMLGGNDSQILLVFPTLGVTSSIPLVSIATGILVSLWCKKRGTS, from the coding sequence ATGGTTTTCTCTTTACTGATGGCGTTGGTATTAGCGTTCCTGATTGGCTGGGTTTCGCAGCGCATGGGTATGTGTCTTGTCAAAGCGAGCGAACAATTGCTTGCGGGGCGCCCGACCTTGTTTGTGGCACTGACATCGTGTGGATTGTTCGGGTTGATGCTGGCCCCGCTCTATCGTTTCTCCGAGGTCAGCCTGCCGTTGTACTCGCCTGGTATTTCCTATCCTTTACTGGTTTCGGGAGGCTTGTTGTTCGGGGTGGCATCGGTGCTAAACAACGGTTGCAGCGTAGGCACGCTGACCAAGTTTGCCTGTGGCAATTTCAATAAACTGTTCACAATGATCGGCTGGGTCCTGGGGATCGTGCTCTGGCATTACATGCGCATGATGCCCGAACAGAAGACCATTCTGATGCCGGAAATTTCCAGCCGCCATTACTGGCTGTTGATCGGTGTAGTGGCACTGGTGCTGATATTTTTGGTCGGCATACATGGTAATAAACACCTGGTGCTCTCCAGTATCCTGCTGGGTGCGTTGACAAGTGCGCTCTATACGTTAGAACCGTTATGGACACCTAGTGTGTTTTTTTACAATGTTGCGCAGATGTTCTGGCAAGCCGATATGGCAATCAGCACCCGGCGTATTGCGGTGTTCGTTATGTTGCTGGCAGGTATGCTAAGTTTTACCCTGTACAGGAAAACGTTCCGTTTCGAGGCCTTTACCCCATCAAAGGTTGGCGTTCATTTGTTGGCGGGTATTTTGATGGGGATCGGGGCTTCGATGATGCTCGGCGGTAACGACTCGCAAATACTGTTGGTGTTTCCAACACTGGGCGTTACTTCAAGCATTCCACTGGTGTCGATTGCCACAGGCATTCTGGTGTCATTGTGGTGCAAAAAACGCGGTACGAGTTGA
- the hmpA gene encoding NO-inducible flavohemoprotein, whose protein sequence is MLSAQDRAIVKSTVPLLEKDGEALITHFYRMMLSEYPEVRPLFNQAHQASGDQPRALANGVLMYARHIDQLDQLGDLVTKIINKHVALQILPEHYPIVGNCLLRAIGEVLGKEIATPEVIAAWGAAYGQLAEILIGAETSIYDQKEQAPGGWRGAREFIVSAKVKESAEITSFYFEPADKSPILAAEPGQYIGMKLILDREEIRRNYSLSALANKGQYRISVKREPGGRASNHLHDELHVGSSILLFPPSGEFTLTHSDKPLVLISGGVGITPTLAMLEAALETERPVHFIHCARNGVVHAFRDFIDGLAERHPQLNHFYCYAEDDGVSPAAHKIGQLSLEQLEEWLPAERDVDVYFLGPKGFMAAVKRHLKALGVPEKQSRYEFFGPASALE, encoded by the coding sequence ATGCTTAGCGCTCAAGACCGTGCCATCGTGAAATCTACTGTTCCTCTTCTGGAAAAGGACGGTGAAGCCCTGATAACTCACTTCTACCGCATGATGTTGTCCGAGTACCCGGAAGTGCGCCCGCTATTCAACCAGGCGCACCAAGCTTCCGGCGACCAGCCGCGCGCTCTTGCCAATGGCGTACTGATGTATGCGCGACACATCGACCAGCTCGACCAGTTGGGCGACTTGGTGACCAAGATCATCAACAAACACGTTGCTCTGCAAATCCTGCCGGAACACTACCCGATCGTCGGTAACTGCCTGCTACGCGCCATCGGGGAAGTGCTGGGCAAGGAAATCGCCACCCCAGAAGTCATCGCTGCGTGGGGTGCGGCTTACGGTCAACTGGCGGAAATCCTGATCGGTGCCGAAACCAGCATCTACGACCAGAAAGAACAGGCACCTGGCGGCTGGCGCGGAGCGAGAGAATTTATCGTGTCGGCCAAGGTAAAGGAAAGCGCGGAAATCACATCGTTCTATTTTGAACCGGCAGACAAAAGCCCGATTCTGGCAGCAGAGCCAGGCCAATACATCGGCATGAAACTGATCCTCGATCGAGAAGAAATTCGCCGTAACTACTCGCTGTCGGCCCTCGCGAACAAAGGCCAGTACCGTATCAGCGTTAAGCGGGAACCCGGTGGTCGCGCCTCTAACCATCTGCACGATGAGTTGCATGTTGGTTCGAGCATTCTGCTTTTCCCACCGTCGGGGGAATTCACTCTGACACATAGCGACAAGCCATTGGTGCTGATCAGCGGCGGCGTCGGCATCACCCCGACTTTGGCGATGCTTGAAGCTGCCCTGGAAACCGAGCGCCCAGTGCACTTCATCCACTGTGCCCGTAACGGTGTGGTCCACGCGTTCCGCGACTTCATCGACGGGCTGGCTGAGCGTCATCCACAACTCAACCACTTCTACTGCTATGCCGAAGATGATGGCGTCAGCCCGGCCGCGCACAAGATTGGCCAATTGAGCCTGGAGCAACTGGAGGAGTGGCTGCCAGCTGAGCGTGACGTGGACGTTTACTTCCTTGGGCCGAAAGGCTTCATGGCAGCGGTCAAGCGTCATCTTAAGGCGCTGGGTGTGCCTGAGAAGCAAAGCCGTTACGAGTTTTTCGGCCCTGCCTCCGCGCTGGAGTAA
- a CDS encoding hexameric tyrosine-coordinated heme protein gives MILPTAEAGRQLAINVARLSIKVNKLDDAVRSRLRPSSIAGDDLSWRAFSAN, from the coding sequence TTGATCCTCCCCACCGCTGAAGCGGGTCGCCAGTTGGCGATTAACGTGGCCAGACTGTCCATCAAGGTCAACAAACTTGATGATGCCGTTCGCTCCAGACTGCGGCCTAGCTCGATTGCAGGGGACGACCTATCTTGGCGAGCATTTAGCGCCAATTAG
- a CDS encoding SDR family NAD(P)-dependent oxidoreductase gives MINEFENRLAVVTGASSGIGLAVTHRLLENGAKVLAMARNTGGLSALIEQFEDNLFLLDGDVTLADDQVRLAQCAAEIGPVHFLVPNAGIAQLADGLDISAFDRQWAVNGAAALCTLSSLRSQLADKASVVFIGTFLQQSTFPGLAAYIASKAALRAQVRTLAVELAPQGVRLNMVSPGPTATPIWNTLGLDDEALGAVASTVKQRLLAGEFLEPGAVADVILFQLSQGARSVFGQDWVVDGGYTLR, from the coding sequence ATGATTAATGAATTCGAAAACCGTCTCGCAGTAGTGACTGGAGCCAGTTCCGGTATTGGGCTGGCCGTTACCCACCGCCTGCTTGAAAACGGCGCAAAGGTTCTGGCGATGGCTCGTAATACCGGCGGTCTCAGCGCATTGATTGAGCAGTTCGAAGACAACTTGTTTCTACTGGACGGCGATGTAACCCTCGCGGACGATCAAGTCAGGCTTGCACAATGCGCAGCGGAAATCGGCCCAGTGCATTTTCTGGTACCCAATGCTGGTATCGCACAACTGGCTGATGGGCTGGACATATCGGCTTTCGATCGGCAGTGGGCAGTCAATGGCGCGGCCGCGCTCTGTACATTGAGCAGCCTGCGCAGCCAACTGGCGGACAAGGCCTCAGTAGTGTTTATTGGAACATTTTTGCAACAAAGCACTTTTCCTGGTCTGGCCGCCTACATTGCTTCCAAGGCTGCACTAAGGGCGCAAGTGCGCACACTGGCGGTCGAACTCGCTCCCCAGGGCGTACGCCTTAACATGGTTTCTCCAGGGCCGACGGCGACGCCGATCTGGAACACCCTTGGTCTCGATGACGAAGCACTTGGCGCTGTCGCCAGCACGGTAAAGCAACGCCTATTGGCTGGCGAATTTTTGGAGCCGGGTGCCGTAGCGGATGTCATCCTTTTCCAGCTGAGCCAAGGCGCACGAAGTGTGTTTGGACAGGACTGGGTAGTAGATGGCGGCTACACCTTGCGTTGA
- a CDS encoding helix-turn-helix transcriptional regulator, whose translation MEKHLGTLLNPHPAPSAARMGWQQAKRQANIDKVLELLQHNDDHAISLSDLRRCAGISERTLRSIFKEVFGVGPNRYLHIRRLHLVRVALSIANPNTGSVSQIACRFGFSDAGRMDSDYHRIFGEYPRQTLIRTLL comes from the coding sequence ATGGAAAAGCACCTAGGCACACTTTTGAATCCACATCCCGCGCCGTCAGCCGCGCGCATGGGCTGGCAACAGGCGAAGCGCCAAGCCAATATCGATAAAGTGTTGGAGTTGCTGCAACACAACGATGATCACGCGATTAGCTTATCCGACCTGCGTCGCTGTGCCGGTATCAGCGAACGTACATTGCGATCGATTTTCAAGGAAGTGTTCGGCGTCGGTCCCAATCGTTACTTGCATATCCGCCGACTTCATTTGGTCCGAGTAGCGCTGTCGATCGCCAATCCGAATACGGGGTCTGTTAGTCAGATTGCATGTCGATTCGGCTTCTCAGACGCCGGACGTATGGATTCTGATTACCACCGGATCTTCGGAGAGTACCCCCGTCAAACGCTCATCAGGACGCTGCTTTGA
- a CDS encoding Rho-binding antiterminator codes for MRVLNQLSQNSYEPISRELHEYLAIACRHHYRVLVELKEGGQFAALALMIRINQHHGEFLCLGFAEAVREVRLDRIRAITPLKLGAELTRLVLSPDDTVLLNTEYAG; via the coding sequence TTGAGGGTATTGAACCAGCTTTCGCAAAATTCGTACGAGCCGATCAGTCGTGAGCTGCATGAGTATCTAGCGATCGCGTGCAGGCATCACTATCGTGTTTTGGTAGAGCTGAAGGAGGGCGGCCAGTTTGCGGCCTTGGCGTTAATGATAAGAATTAATCAGCATCACGGAGAATTCTTATGTCTCGGTTTCGCGGAGGCGGTGCGTGAAGTCAGGCTGGACCGAATACGAGCCATTACTCCTTTAAAGCTGGGCGCCGAACTCACAAGATTGGTGTTATCACCGGATGACACGGTGCTACTAAATACTGAGTATGCTGGATAG
- a CDS encoding HD domain-containing protein, whose protein sequence is MITKIELLDDLLQRNHMALGSDFLAYRNHVYRMINFCSLMSSLTGVDLEKVAIAGAFHDLGIWTHKTFDYLAPSEGLAKDFLEETGRHGWCEEIIAMIQNHHKILRSQGDPQGLVEIFRKADWVDVTHGLLAFGITKTQRQLVFGYFPDKGFHLRLLKLSLNRLLSHPFSPLPMMRL, encoded by the coding sequence ATGATCACCAAAATCGAGCTGCTAGACGATCTTCTTCAACGGAACCACATGGCGTTAGGCTCAGATTTTTTGGCCTATCGAAATCACGTGTACCGAATGATCAATTTTTGCTCATTGATGAGTTCACTTACTGGGGTTGATCTTGAGAAAGTTGCCATCGCCGGCGCATTCCATGACCTCGGTATCTGGACTCACAAGACATTCGACTATTTGGCTCCATCCGAAGGCCTAGCCAAGGACTTTCTTGAGGAAACCGGTCGTCATGGCTGGTGCGAGGAGATCATCGCCATGATTCAGAATCATCATAAGATCTTACGCAGCCAGGGCGACCCGCAGGGGCTGGTGGAGATTTTCAGAAAAGCTGATTGGGTGGACGTGACACACGGTCTTCTCGCATTTGGCATCACGAAAACTCAGCGCCAGTTGGTTTTCGGTTATTTTCCGGACAAGGGCTTTCACCTTCGTCTTTTAAAATTGTCTTTGAATCGGCTGCTTTCCCATCCGTTCAGTCCACTCCCAATGATGCGGCTTTAG
- a CDS encoding alpha/beta fold hydrolase, with translation MSTFTTKEGVDIYYKDWGKGPVVVFSHGWPLDADSWESQMFHLASNGCRCIAHDRRGHGRSSQPWDGNDMDHYADDLAQLLDHLDVKDATLFGFSTGGGEVARYIGRHGTKRVKKAGLISSVPPLMVKTEANPDGLPIKVFDDIREAFLANRSQLFIDIPSGPFFGYNRPGAKPSQGVINAWWMQGMLGGHKNTYDSIKAFSETDFTQDLKKFDVPTLIIHGDDDQIVPIDAAGRASAKLIKDSKLIVYEGAPHGITDTHKERLNADLLAFVKS, from the coding sequence ATGAGTACTTTCACCACCAAAGAAGGCGTAGACATCTATTACAAGGATTGGGGCAAAGGCCCGGTTGTGGTCTTCAGCCATGGCTGGCCGCTCGACGCGGACAGTTGGGAGTCGCAGATGTTTCACCTAGCTTCCAACGGCTGTCGCTGCATCGCCCACGACCGGCGTGGTCATGGCCGCTCCAGCCAACCCTGGGACGGCAATGACATGGACCACTATGCGGATGACCTGGCGCAGTTGCTCGACCACCTTGATGTGAAGGACGCGACCCTGTTCGGTTTCTCCACGGGCGGAGGCGAGGTGGCGAGGTACATTGGTCGTCATGGCACCAAACGCGTGAAGAAGGCCGGGCTTATATCTTCCGTGCCGCCCTTGATGGTCAAAACTGAAGCCAATCCCGACGGCCTGCCCATTAAGGTCTTTGATGACATTCGCGAAGCCTTCTTAGCCAATAGATCTCAGTTGTTCATCGACATTCCGAGCGGTCCATTCTTTGGCTACAACCGCCCTGGTGCGAAGCCATCGCAAGGCGTCATCAATGCTTGGTGGATGCAAGGCATGTTGGGGGGGCACAAGAACACCTACGACAGCATCAAGGCGTTTTCGGAAACCGATTTCACCCAGGATCTGAAGAAGTTCGATGTGCCAACGCTGATCATTCATGGTGATGACGATCAGATCGTACCGATCGATGCAGCGGGTCGTGCTTCGGCCAAACTGATCAAGGACAGCAAACTGATCGTCTACGAAGGCGCTCCTCATGGCATTACCGACACCCACAAGGAACGGCTGAATGCCGACCTTCTGGCATTTGTAAAATCCTGA